A part of Terriglobus roseus genomic DNA contains:
- a CDS encoding aldose epimerase family protein, giving the protein MAVALLALGMIGTGMNAEVTKASFGTAKNGKPVEIYTLKSPELQVKLITLGARIQAIDAPDRNGKFADVALGHPKAASYQDDGGTYFGAVVGRYGNRIAKGQFTIDGHTYHVPINNNGQSLHGGLDGFDNRIWSAKEVADGVEFTLVSPDGDQGYPGTLTAHVTYTLHGHDLKIEYSATTTKPTVINLTNHSYFNLAGEGNGTILNHKIQINADHYTPVDKVLIPTGDLPAVAGTPFDFRTPHAIGERIEAKNEQLTIAGGYDHNFVLNGAAGTLRTAAIVTDPTSGRTLTVKTTEPGVQFYTGNFIKDGEITGTGGKKYVRRGGFCLETQHYPDSPNHPAFPSTLLRPGQTYHTTTVFSFTK; this is encoded by the coding sequence ATGGCAGTGGCGCTTCTGGCGCTGGGGATGATTGGAACCGGTATGAATGCGGAAGTAACGAAGGCGTCGTTCGGCACGGCAAAGAACGGCAAGCCCGTTGAAATCTACACGCTGAAAAGCCCGGAACTGCAGGTGAAACTGATCACCCTTGGCGCGCGCATTCAGGCGATTGACGCTCCGGATCGCAATGGAAAATTTGCTGACGTGGCGCTGGGACATCCGAAGGCTGCGAGCTATCAGGATGATGGCGGCACGTATTTTGGGGCCGTTGTGGGGCGTTACGGCAATCGCATTGCCAAGGGGCAGTTCACGATCGACGGCCACACTTATCATGTGCCGATCAACAACAATGGTCAGTCACTGCATGGCGGTCTAGATGGTTTCGATAACCGCATCTGGAGTGCGAAGGAAGTGGCGGACGGCGTGGAGTTCACGCTGGTTTCACCCGACGGTGACCAGGGATATCCCGGTACGTTGACCGCGCATGTGACGTACACGTTGCACGGGCATGATCTGAAGATTGAGTACAGTGCCACGACCACGAAGCCAACGGTAATTAACCTAACGAACCATTCCTACTTCAACCTGGCGGGTGAGGGGAATGGAACGATTCTGAATCATAAGATTCAGATCAATGCTGACCACTACACGCCAGTGGACAAGGTTCTGATTCCTACGGGCGATCTGCCTGCTGTAGCGGGGACCCCGTTTGATTTCCGTACGCCACATGCCATTGGCGAACGAATCGAAGCGAAGAACGAGCAGCTGACAATCGCGGGTGGTTACGACCACAACTTCGTGTTGAACGGCGCTGCTGGAACGCTGCGGACTGCGGCCATTGTCACCGATCCTACGTCGGGTCGTACGTTGACGGTGAAGACCACAGAGCCGGGCGTGCAGTTCTATACCGGCAACTTCATCAAGGATGGCGAGATCACCGGTACGGGCGGCAAGAAGTATGTGCGCCGTGGCGGGTTCTGCCTGGAGACGCAGCACTATCCGGATTCGCCGAATCATCCGGCGTTTCCAAGCACACTGCTGCGGCCTGGACAGACGTATCACACGACTACGGTCTTTAGCTTTACGAAATAA